A region of the Apium graveolens cultivar Ventura chromosome 6, ASM990537v1, whole genome shotgun sequence genome:
GGTAGGATAACAATACATTACATCATGAATGTTGTCCTGCCACCTCTTCCGGGCCTACCATAAAATGGTTAGCTGTGTACAGCCTGTAATTACTCAACTCAAAACTATTCccttaattttattattaatataattcATGTTCATTTCCACATTTTTTCATATCACCCCTCCAAGTAACAATACCTCCTGTCTAAATGTCTCACCTTTTTTTATTCATTTTGCGCCACCTAGTCttccaaaataaaataaataaattaaactCATCAGTATTTATAGTCAGGCTGGAAAAATTAGTTTATAAAGTCTTATAAAGTCGGGATAACTTCAGTTGATTAAATTATCAATTTAAGATTGATTTGAAATAGGATTAAGCAAAATGATTGATAAGCATAAAAAATTGATATATTATAacattaaatattatttaatatattagtatgtttatgttaattatttattaataatatatatttattatatcataaattttataattataaatatttaaatgaaaatagcattttaaattttaataaattattatatatactccgcaaataaaaacatatataaatttacaaaattacaaatatttaatataattttatagaAAATTAATTTGTTCACTTAATAGAAATCAAATATATGTTATTAACAATTTGGATTAATTAAAACAAATAGAGGTATTTTATTATAAACATAATTGACAGAAAGTGTTTATTTGCTGGAGACAGGCTGTCACCCAATTAAGTCATCTCTCTcctcctccctctctctctcccacctcacattctctctctctctctcccacacCTTTCATTCCTCTCTCGCTGATCTCTCTCTCCTAGGGTTCCTTCATTTCCTTCGCACCAACTTTTGGTTCATTTTCCGAGGCCAACAGATCCGGAATCTGCATCTTGGCATCTTTCGAACCGTAATTTTTTTTGTTTCATTTCCTCTTATTTTTTGTTGTTATACTTTTCATGTATGTATAATGTGTCTATAGTTTTGATTTCACATTTTTTTGTTGTCAAGACCTGTTATGCTTCGTTTTGTACTTTAAAATCTGTTGTATTGAATTTACTAGTAGTCTAATTTATAGTTTAGGAACTTTacttgattatcaaaacaatgattcacatatatatatatatatgtatgttcAGTTATATAGCAGATGAGAATAATTGAATAATTGCGTAAAATGAAATTATGTtgatattttcatttttattagATTAATTTCAAATGTGGAGAATTTTCGTAGATATTGATTACCATATCGACTCCGGTGTACTTCCTAGGGTGTTAAATTCTATTTTCACGTCAGTTAAGTGCTTCACATACTTACAGCAAACTTAATGAACTTATTGTGGTTGCCTATGGTATCATATCGAAAAATTCTAATAATGGCATTGTAGTTGAACTGGATTTGTTCCCTTGTGTGTAGTTACTAATTCAAGTTTTGTATGTATGTAGATTGTGTGGTTCGGTGGTGCTACCAGTTTCATACTTTGAAGATTTGCGTAtttatatattgaatatattgAATTGCTCTACACAAGTTAGAAGAGAGTACTGAATGTTATGAAATAGGTAGTGAATATATATGAAATAGACGGGGATGTTGTGTAGGAGTATCTGGCTACGTAAGTCCTAGGGACTATCTTTGTATCAGTGCTGGCTAGAATGTGTTTTGGGTAATGCCCGAGGAGAGGTTTGATGCTGATGCACTCGGCGTGGTGACAGTTTGTCTTGTTTCACTTTTTGCACTCTTTGGATTCTTTTGCATTGTGTATTGCGTATACTTTCGCACACGTGTTCGTAGGCAGGGTTTTATTCGTCTTGGATATTTTAGTGGGCCTTGGATTATCCGAGTCACATTCATCTTGTTTGCAATCTGGTGGTGTGTTGGGGAAGTTATACGGTTGAACCTCTTGAGGAGTGAAGGTAGAATACTGAATGTTAACTTGGAATGGCAGAGAACTCTTTGCAAAGGCTACATTGTTTCAAACCTAGGATTTGCAGAACCTTGCTTTTTACTCACACTTGTGTTCCTCCTTCGTGGATCATTACAGGGGACAGAGTCCGAAACTTTGAGCCAGAAATGGAATTGCAAAACTGCCGGCTATATTCTTCTGTATTGCTTTCCAATGTTTATTCTTCAGCTGATGGTAATTTTAATCGGACCAAAATTCAACAAGGGTGGGAGTTATTCACACCAGTTGCCTCGTTATTTCACAAACACGGTTGCACCATCTATGAGTAGGAACGGCGCAGATGTTGCTCTATGTACTTATCCTTTATTGAGTACCATATTTCTTGGTATATTTGCCATTGTCCTAACTACTTACTTGTTCTGGCTTGG
Encoded here:
- the LOC141667630 gene encoding uncharacterized protein LOC141667630, which gives rise to MPEERFDADALGVVTVCLVSLFALFGFFCIVYCVYFRTRVRRQGFIRLGYFSGPWIIRVTFILFAIWWCVGEVIRLNLLRSEGRILNVNLEWQRTLCKGYIVSNLGFAEPCFLLTLVFLLRGSLQGTESETLSQKWNCKTAGYILLYCFPMFILQLMVILIGPKFNKGGSYSHQLPRYFTNTVAPSMSRNGADVALCTYPLLSTIFLGIFAIVLTTYLFWLGSRILYLVINKGLHKRVYTLIISVTSFVPIRVVLLGLSVLSKPEHVWFETLSFLSFLSLLCCSGFGVCILVYLPIADSLTLRNVQDMEARSGDDQQDTVSLITNQSPLEEISIGRNSGTSTKRESISFRTMDNDYQTSGTFVELSLFSPSQHSSPPGSPQILGWPMLSAAQLQEH